A stretch of the Rodentibacter haemolyticus genome encodes the following:
- a CDS encoding DNA cytosine methyltransferase, whose amino-acid sequence MKVISLFSGCGGLDLGFEKAGFEIPVANEYDKTIWATFKANHPKTRLIEGDIRHIKEDDFPDEIDGIIGGPPCQSWSEAGSLRGIDDARGQLFFDYIRILKSKHPKFFLAENVSGMLANRHSEAVQNILKMFEDCGYDVSLTMVNAKDYGVAQERKRVFYIGFRKDLGIDFKFPIGSTADDKNKITLKDIIWDLQETAVPALEQNKTNPQAVNNNEYFTGSFSPIFMSRNRVKAWHEQGFTVQASGRQCQLHPQAPKMEKHGINDYRFVVGKENLYRRMTIREVARVQGFPDDFKFIYQNTNDAYKMIGNAVPVNLAFEIAKAIKQAIIAR is encoded by the coding sequence ATGAAAGTAATCAGTTTATTTAGCGGTTGTGGCGGTTTGGATCTCGGTTTTGAGAAAGCCGGTTTTGAGATCCCTGTAGCAAATGAATATGACAAAACAATTTGGGCAACCTTTAAAGCAAATCACCCAAAAACAAGGTTAATTGAAGGCGATATTCGTCATATCAAGGAAGATGATTTCCCTGATGAAATTGATGGCATTATTGGCGGTCCACCGTGTCAATCGTGGTCGGAAGCTGGTAGTCTACGGGGAATTGACGATGCTCGTGGTCAATTATTTTTTGATTACATTCGTATTTTAAAAAGCAAACATCCTAAATTTTTCTTAGCGGAAAATGTCAGTGGAATGCTTGCCAATCGGCATAGCGAAGCAGTGCAAAATATTTTAAAAATGTTTGAAGATTGCGGCTACGATGTAAGTTTGACGATGGTGAATGCCAAAGATTATGGCGTAGCACAAGAACGCAAGAGGGTATTCTATATCGGTTTTCGTAAAGATTTAGGTATTGATTTTAAATTTCCGATTGGATCAACCGCAGATGATAAAAATAAAATTACCTTAAAAGATATTATTTGGGATCTGCAAGAAACCGCTGTACCGGCATTGGAACAGAATAAAACCAACCCGCAAGCGGTCAATAATAATGAATATTTTACCGGTAGCTTTTCCCCTATTTTTATGAGCCGAAATCGGGTTAAAGCGTGGCACGAACAAGGCTTTACCGTGCAAGCATCAGGACGACAATGCCAACTTCACCCCCAAGCTCCGAAAATGGAAAAACACGGCATAAACGACTATCGCTTTGTAGTTGGAAAAGAGAATTTATATCGCCGAATGACGATCCGTGAAGTCGCTCGGGTTCAGGGCTTTCCCGATGATTTTAAATTTATCTACCAAAATACCAATGATGCTTACAAAATGATTGGTAATGCCGTACCGGTTAATCTTGCCTTTGAAATTGCAAAAGCCATTAAACAAGCAATTATTGCAAGATAA
- a CDS encoding protein-ADP-ribose hydrolase, with protein MSNNIAQLIYYLDPTAALPGTLAEQRLLLRALMNIRPPQAETAAFWQWKDEILQQQVAEKGIVGLADLAPIEPNIYLWQGDITRLKVGAIVNAANSQLLGCFQPLHRCIDNAIHSQAGLQLRHACAELMQRQGHLEPTGQAKITPAYNLPCDYVILTVGPIIQGELIEQDCKLLAQCYRLCLELAVEKGIQSIAFCCISTGEFRFPNQAAAEIAVREVRRFLSYNPSIKVIFNVFKDIDLAIYQKLLG; from the coding sequence ATGTCGAATAATATCGCTCAACTGATTTATTATCTTGACCCAACCGCTGCCCTTCCCGGCACCTTAGCGGAACAGCGTTTATTGCTGCGTGCCTTAATGAATATCCGCCCGCCACAAGCGGAAACGGCGGCGTTTTGGCAATGGAAAGATGAAATTTTACAGCAGCAAGTGGCGGAAAAAGGCATTGTCGGCTTGGCGGATCTCGCCCCGATTGAACCGAATATCTATCTCTGGCAGGGGGATATTACCCGCTTAAAAGTGGGGGCGATTGTCAATGCGGCAAACAGCCAATTGCTCGGCTGTTTTCAGCCCCTACACCGCTGCATTGACAACGCCATTCACTCCCAAGCAGGCTTGCAACTTCGACACGCCTGTGCCGAGCTAATGCAACGGCAAGGGCATTTAGAACCGACAGGACAAGCGAAAATCACACCGGCGTACAACTTGCCTTGCGATTATGTGATCCTCACGGTCGGCCCGATTATTCAAGGGGAATTAATCGAGCAGGATTGCAAATTATTGGCACAATGCTACCGCTTGTGTTTAGAACTTGCCGTGGAAAAAGGCATTCAATCCATCGCTTTTTGCTGCATCAGCACCGGCGAATTTCGGTTCCCTAACCAAGCCGCCGCCGAAATCGCCGTGCGAGAAGTCCGCCGATTTTTGTCCTATAATCCATCAATCAAGGTTATTTTTAACGTGTTTAAAGACATTGATTTGGCGATTTATCAGAAGTTATTGGGATAA
- a CDS encoding SIR2 family NAD-dependent protein deacylase — MTLLEQVKQRLQQADYLVIGAGAGFSAAAGLTYSGKRFTDNFQPFIARYGMTDMYSAGFYRFPSEEEKWAYWAKHIWVNRFEPKATALYRQLLALVQDKNYFVITTNADGQFYQAGFDPTKIFRVQGDYSLLQCATACHDELYPNNALVKQWLAHAQDCQIPTALVPKCPVCHGKMAMHLRIDRYFVENADWHAAQRRYSEFLQSAMQGKIVFLELGVGYNTPTIIRYPFELMTFRNPQATLIRLNRDEPNGFVETAAQTLALTDDPNEILTALLE, encoded by the coding sequence ATGACATTACTTGAACAAGTCAAACAGAGATTGCAACAGGCGGACTATCTGGTTATCGGGGCGGGAGCCGGCTTTTCCGCCGCTGCCGGATTGACTTACAGCGGCAAGCGGTTTACGGACAATTTCCAACCCTTTATTGCCCGCTACGGAATGACGGATATGTATTCGGCAGGCTTCTACCGGTTTCCGTCTGAGGAAGAAAAATGGGCGTATTGGGCGAAGCATATTTGGGTAAACCGTTTTGAGCCAAAAGCGACCGCACTTTATCGGCAATTATTGGCGTTGGTGCAAGACAAAAATTATTTTGTGATCACCACCAACGCAGATGGGCAGTTCTATCAAGCCGGTTTTGATCCAACGAAAATTTTTCGGGTGCAAGGCGATTACAGCTTGCTGCAATGTGCGACCGCCTGCCACGATGAACTTTACCCCAATAACGCCTTGGTTAAGCAGTGGCTGGCACACGCGCAGGATTGCCAAATCCCGACCGCCCTTGTGCCAAAATGCCCCGTTTGCCACGGCAAAATGGCAATGCATTTACGCATTGATCGCTATTTTGTCGAGAATGCCGACTGGCACGCCGCCCAACGCCGTTATAGCGAATTTTTACAATCGGCAATGCAGGGCAAAATCGTGTTTCTGGAACTGGGCGTGGGCTATAACACGCCGACCATTATCCGTTATCCGTTCGAGCTGATGACCTTTCGTAATCCGCAGGCAACCTTAATTCGTCTTAATCGGGACGAACCGAACGGCTTTGTGGAAACAGCCGCCCAAACCCTAGCTTTAACGGACGATCCGAATGAAATTTTAACCGCACTTTTGGAGTAA
- a CDS encoding SDR family oxidoreductase, with protein MTTFAVTGATGQLGRLVIEQLKARVPAENIIALVRSPEKAADLGVTVRRGDYKDTTSLDSALQGVDKLLLISSNDLGNRVADHKNVIDAAKKAGVKQIVYTSLLRADSSPLSVAKEHPATEADLKNSGLVYTILRNGWYTENYTGSIPVALANGAFYGSAGEGKISSAARADYAQAAVEVLLGEGHDNQTYELVGDTAYTLTELAAELSKQSDKTIPYVDIPEADYAAALAKAGVPADFAAIIAGWDTDAKNGALYAEDRTLSRLIGRPTTDLATVIKAAL; from the coding sequence ATGACAACATTTGCAGTTACCGGTGCAACCGGTCAGTTAGGACGTTTAGTAATTGAACAATTAAAAGCCCGTGTGCCTGCGGAGAATATTATTGCCTTGGTGCGTAGTCCCGAAAAGGCAGCGGATCTTGGCGTAACGGTTCGCCGTGGCGATTATAAAGACACCACCAGCCTTGATAGTGCCTTGCAAGGCGTGGATAAACTGCTGCTGATTTCTTCCAATGATTTGGGCAATCGGGTAGCGGATCATAAAAATGTGATTGACGCAGCGAAAAAAGCCGGCGTGAAACAGATTGTCTATACCAGTTTGTTGCGTGCCGACAGCTCGCCGTTAAGCGTAGCGAAAGAACATCCAGCAACCGAAGCGGATCTGAAAAATTCAGGCTTGGTTTATACCATTTTACGCAACGGCTGGTACACCGAAAATTACACCGGTTCAATCCCTGTGGCATTGGCAAATGGGGCATTTTACGGTAGTGCCGGCGAGGGTAAAATTTCGTCTGCTGCCCGTGCCGATTATGCTCAAGCGGCAGTAGAAGTGTTACTTGGCGAAGGACACGACAACCAAACCTACGAACTTGTCGGCGATACAGCTTACACGCTGACCGAACTTGCCGCCGAATTGAGCAAACAAAGCGACAAAACTATTCCTTATGTGGATATTCCGGAAGCCGACTATGCTGCGGCATTGGCAAAAGCCGGCGTACCGGCAGACTTCGCCGCCATTATTGCCGGCTGGGATACGGATGCGAAAAATGGGGCATTGTACGCCGAAGATCGCACCCTTTCCCGTTTAATCGGTCGCCCGACTACCGATTTGGCAACCGTGATTAAAGCGGCATTATAA
- a CDS encoding winged helix-turn-helix transcriptional regulator, whose translation MTDFFDKTKLKGNVLASQCPSRQVLQTVTSRWGVLVLVALQGGTKRFSELKRSIDGVSERMLAQTLQNLEQHHIIDRKDFQTVPPHVEYSLTPAGVQIAIRVRELVSWLEENWSMLAKGK comes from the coding sequence ATGACCGATTTTTTTGATAAGACAAAACTCAAGGGCAACGTGCTTGCTTCCCAATGCCCGTCCCGACAGGTTTTGCAAACGGTAACAAGCCGTTGGGGTGTGTTGGTGCTGGTTGCCCTGCAAGGCGGCACAAAACGCTTTAGCGAATTAAAACGCAGCATTGACGGCGTAAGCGAACGAATGCTCGCCCAAACCCTGCAAAATTTGGAACAGCACCACATTATTGATCGCAAAGATTTCCAAACCGTCCCACCCCACGTGGAATACAGCCTCACCCCCGCCGGCGTGCAAATCGCCATTCGGGTGCGGGAATTGGTCAGTTGGTTGGAAGAGAATTGGAGCATGTTGGCGAAAGGGAAGTGA
- a CDS encoding LysR substrate-binding domain-containing protein, protein MAFGAFELQQHHCLRLRLPTHHGLLDWQFISPDGKTFSPLLSESFISNSDHLLLHACRQDDGIMWIERSFVQAEIDNGNLESVLDDWAITYPLYYLYYPNRNPSPLLKALVEGVRV, encoded by the coding sequence TTGGCTTTTGGAGCTTTCGAGCTGCAACAGCATCACTGCTTGCGATTACGCCTGCCTACCCACCACGGTTTGCTCGATTGGCAATTTATCTCGCCCGACGGCAAAACCTTCTCGCCCTTATTGTCGGAATCTTTTATCAGCAACAGCGATCATTTATTGTTGCACGCCTGCCGCCAAGACGACGGCATAATGTGGATAGAACGCAGTTTCGTCCAAGCGGAAATCGACAACGGCAACTTAGAAAGTGTTTTAGACGACTGGGCAATCACCTATCCGCTTTATTATCTCTATTACCCGAATCGTAATCCCTCGCCGTTGTTGAAAGCGTTAGTGGAGGGGGTGAGAGTCTGA
- the nudC gene encoding NAD(+) diphosphatase encodes MNMIKASDSGYWLFTNASNLYLVNGELPFGTAQSLGVEDLKGMVIGEWEGQKLWLVEEKENDHRDYVGLREQLSLAEEKFYLLNRGVEINHFFKTHKFCGKCGHKTKQTEDELAVQCTNCGYRTYPVICPSIIVAVRRGTDILLANHKRHYHPKGGMYTTLAGFVEAGETFEQTVRREVLEETGIQVKNIRYFGSQPWAFPNSQMVGFLADYESGEISLQEAEIYDAQWFSYKQPLPELPPTGTIARKLIHATLELCKAENKKQQAEDNQKEA; translated from the coding sequence ATGAATATGATTAAAGCCTCGGATAGCGGTTATTGGTTATTTACCAACGCTTCTAACCTCTATCTCGTAAATGGGGAATTACCTTTTGGGACGGCTCAATCCTTAGGCGTTGAGGATTTAAAAGGCATGGTGATTGGAGAATGGGAAGGGCAAAAACTATGGCTTGTGGAAGAAAAGGAAAATGATCACCGGGATTATGTCGGGCTGCGTGAGCAGCTTTCATTAGCGGAGGAAAAATTTTATTTATTAAATCGTGGTGTAGAAATCAATCATTTTTTTAAAACACATAAATTTTGTGGAAAGTGCGGTCATAAAACCAAGCAAACGGAAGACGAACTTGCCGTGCAGTGCACGAATTGCGGTTATCGCACCTATCCCGTTATTTGCCCTTCGATTATTGTTGCGGTGCGCCGTGGAACGGATATTTTACTTGCCAACCACAAACGCCATTATCACCCGAAAGGTGGAATGTATACCACCCTTGCCGGTTTTGTGGAAGCAGGTGAAACTTTTGAACAAACCGTTCGCCGAGAGGTATTGGAAGAGACAGGGATTCAGGTTAAAAATATTCGTTATTTCGGTAGTCAGCCTTGGGCCTTTCCTAATTCACAAATGGTAGGTTTTTTGGCAGATTACGAAAGCGGTGAAATCAGTTTACAAGAAGCGGAAATTTACGATGCGCAGTGGTTTTCTTACAAACAACCCTTGCCAGAATTACCCCCAACAGGTACTATCGCACGCAAATTAATTCATGCTACGCTTGAACTCTGCAAGGCAGAAAATAAGAAACAACAAGCGGAAGATAACCAAAAGGAAGCCTAA
- the hemE gene encoding uroporphyrinogen decarboxylase, with the protein MSVLKNDRYLKALLRQPVDCTPVWMMRQAGRYLPEYKATRAQAGDFMSLCRNAELACEVTLQPLRRYELDAAILFSDILTIPDAMGLGLSFGVGEGPKFARPIENKSAVENLPIPDPEQELQYVMNAVRTIRQELKGEVPLIGFSGSPWTLATYMVEGGSSKTFGKIKKMMYAEPQTLHLLLDKLADAVTLYLNAQIKAGAQSVMIFDTWGGVLGHREYLDFSLQYMHKIVEGLIRENEGRPVPITLFTKGGGLWLEAIANTGCDAIGLDWTVNLADAKARVGNKVALQGNMDPSVLYAPAERIQQEVRLILADFGEGSGHVFNLGHGIHQDVPESAPKIFVDAIHDYSKAYHK; encoded by the coding sequence ATGTCAGTGTTGAAAAATGATCGTTATTTAAAAGCCCTATTACGCCAACCTGTTGATTGCACACCGGTGTGGATGATGCGTCAAGCAGGGCGTTATTTGCCGGAATATAAAGCAACCCGTGCGCAAGCCGGTGATTTTATGTCACTTTGTCGTAATGCGGAACTGGCTTGTGAAGTTACCTTACAACCTTTGCGCCGCTATGAGTTGGATGCGGCAATTTTATTTTCTGATATTTTAACGATTCCTGATGCCATGGGATTAGGCTTGAGTTTTGGTGTCGGCGAAGGGCCGAAATTTGCCCGCCCGATTGAAAATAAAAGTGCGGTGGAAAATTTGCCTATTCCGGATCCGGAACAAGAATTGCAATACGTGATGAATGCCGTGCGTACGATTCGTCAAGAATTAAAAGGTGAAGTACCGCTTATCGGTTTTTCCGGTAGCCCGTGGACACTGGCAACTTATATGGTGGAAGGCGGTTCAAGTAAAACCTTCGGCAAAATCAAAAAAATGATGTATGCGGAGCCACAAACGCTTCATCTGTTACTTGATAAATTGGCGGATGCCGTTACCCTTTATCTCAATGCGCAAATTAAAGCCGGTGCGCAATCGGTAATGATTTTTGATACTTGGGGCGGCGTGTTGGGACATCGTGAATATTTGGATTTTTCCCTTCAATATATGCATAAAATCGTAGAGGGATTGATTCGTGAAAATGAAGGTCGCCCGGTGCCGATCACCTTATTTACCAAAGGTGGCGGTTTGTGGTTGGAAGCCATTGCCAATACGGGCTGTGATGCCATTGGTTTGGATTGGACGGTGAACCTTGCGGATGCGAAAGCTCGGGTGGGCAATAAAGTCGCCCTGCAAGGCAATATGGATCCGAGTGTACTTTATGCACCGGCAGAGCGTATTCAACAAGAAGTGCGGTTAATTTTAGCCGACTTTGGGGAAGGAAGCGGCCACGTGTTTAACCTTGGGCATGGTATTCATCAAGATGTGCCGGAAAGCGCGCCGAAAATCTTTGTTGATGCGATTCACGACTATTCCAAAGCTTATCATAAATAA
- a CDS encoding YjaG family protein, which produces MRNPIHKRLENLESWQHLTFMAALCERMMPNFKLFCQITNQEAAAKIYQNVLNLVWEYLTIKEAKINFENQLEKLENIIPNVNEHDTFGIIPALDACKALVETVHAIIAGETLERAVEISRISLGTVTALLETENGRDFTETELKENEDIQTELDVQWQIYRLLKECEKRDIELILDLKNEIRAEGISNIGVKIDQ; this is translated from the coding sequence ATGAGAAACCCCATTCATAAGCGTTTAGAAAATCTTGAAAGCTGGCAACATCTTACTTTTATGGCGGCATTATGCGAACGTATGATGCCTAATTTCAAGTTGTTCTGCCAAATCACCAATCAAGAAGCGGCGGCAAAAATTTATCAAAATGTTCTTAATCTTGTCTGGGAATATTTAACGATAAAAGAAGCGAAAATTAATTTTGAAAATCAGTTGGAAAAATTAGAAAACATCATTCCGAATGTGAATGAACACGATACTTTCGGCATAATTCCTGCACTTGATGCCTGCAAGGCGTTAGTCGAAACGGTGCATGCCATTATTGCAGGCGAAACCTTAGAAAGAGCGGTCGAAATCAGTCGAATTTCTTTAGGTACGGTGACAGCCTTATTAGAAACGGAAAACGGTCGTGATTTTACTGAAACCGAATTAAAAGAAAATGAGGATATTCAGACGGAATTAGACGTGCAATGGCAAATTTATCGTTTGTTAAAGGAATGTGAAAAACGTGATATTGAGCTGATTCTTGATCTAAAAAACGAAATTAGGGCTGAGGGGATATCCAATATTGGTGTAAAAATTGACCAATAA
- a CDS encoding HU family DNA-binding protein: MNKTDLIDAIATAAELNKKQAKAALEATLEAITASLKKGEPVQLIGFGTFKVNQRAARTGRNPQTGAEIKIAASKVPAFVSGKALKDAIK; the protein is encoded by the coding sequence ATGAACAAGACAGATTTAATTGATGCAATTGCAACGGCTGCAGAGCTAAATAAAAAACAAGCTAAAGCAGCGTTAGAAGCAACTTTAGAGGCGATCACAGCAAGCCTTAAAAAAGGTGAGCCGGTACAATTAATCGGTTTCGGTACATTCAAAGTAAACCAACGTGCGGCGCGTACAGGTCGTAACCCACAAACCGGTGCGGAGATTAAAATTGCGGCGTCTAAAGTACCTGCGTTCGTATCAGGTAAAGCATTAAAAGATGCAATCAAATAA
- a CDS encoding DeoR/GlpR family DNA-binding transcription regulator, with product MKRNNHPRNTQQRRHTIMQLLQQQGEVSVEQLVHLFETSEVTIRKDLTALETNGFLLRKYGGAILMPKEIIDESENDELSERKQVIARVAAERIRDHNRIIVDSGSTTAALIKQLNRKQGLVVMTNSLSVATELRALENEPTLLMTGGTWDTRSESFQGKVAEQVLRSYDFDQLFIGADGIDLARGTTTFNELVGLSQVMAEVSREVIVMVESQKIGRKMPNLELTWQQIDVLITDKGLSEQDKQAILAQGVEVLCV from the coding sequence ATGAAACGAAATAACCACCCTCGTAATACGCAACAGCGTCGTCATACGATTATGCAACTCCTTCAACAACAAGGGGAGGTGAGTGTAGAACAACTTGTTCATTTATTTGAAACCTCAGAAGTTACTATTCGTAAAGATCTCACCGCCTTAGAAACAAACGGTTTTTTGCTACGTAAATACGGCGGTGCTATTTTGATGCCGAAAGAAATTATTGATGAAAGCGAAAATGATGAACTTTCGGAACGAAAGCAAGTCATAGCTCGGGTGGCGGCAGAGCGTATTCGTGATCACAATCGAATTATTGTGGATAGTGGCAGCACTACCGCAGCACTGATTAAGCAACTTAATCGTAAACAGGGATTAGTTGTGATGACAAATTCTCTTTCGGTGGCAACGGAGCTTCGTGCCTTAGAAAATGAACCTACGCTATTAATGACAGGAGGGACTTGGGATACCCGTTCCGAATCTTTTCAAGGCAAAGTCGCGGAGCAAGTGTTGAGATCTTATGATTTTGACCAGCTTTTTATTGGTGCGGATGGCATTGATTTAGCCCGTGGCACAACCACTTTCAATGAATTGGTCGGTTTAAGCCAAGTGATGGCGGAAGTATCGCGGGAAGTCATCGTCATGGTTGAATCCCAGAAAATCGGTAGAAAAATGCCGAATTTAGAATTAACTTGGCAGCAGATTGATGTATTGATAACAGATAAGGGGCTGTCGGAACAAGATAAACAAGCCATTTTGGCGCAAGGTGTCGAAGTGCTTTGTGTATAA
- the glmS gene encoding glutamine--fructose-6-phosphate transaminase (isomerizing), whose product MCGIVGAVAQRDVAEILISGLHRLEYRGYDSAGVAVVNQQNELQRVRCLGKVKALDEAVDEKPLIGGTGIAHTRWATHGEPSEANAHPHISGNFAVVHNGIIENHEELRDLLKSRGYIFLSQTDTEVIAHLVEWEMRGTDSLLEAVQKVVKQLTGAYGMVVMDRNRPEHLVAARSGSPLVIGLGIGENFLASDQLALLSVTRRFIFLEEGDIAEITRRTVDIYDTNGNKVERETHESNLENDAAEKGKFRHFMQKEIYEQPTALINTMEGRINHNNVIVEAIGNGAKEILEKVRHVQIVACGTSYNSGMAARYWFEALAGVSCDVEIASEFRYRKFVTRPNSLLLTLSQSGETADTLAALRLAKEKGYMAAMTICNVAGSSLVRESDLAFMTRAGVEIGVASTKAFTTQLAAMLMLVTAIGKLNGNISDEKEKEIVKALHSLPADVEKGLAFDKEIEALAEDFAEKHHALFLGRGEYYPIAMEASLKLKEISYIHAEAYAAGELKHGPLALIDADMPVIVVAPTNDLLEKVKSNIEEVRARGGQLYVFADNDAGFCETEGMKIITMPKVNEIIAPIFYTVPMQLLAYHVALIKGTDVDQPRNLAKAVTVE is encoded by the coding sequence ATGTGTGGTATTGTTGGCGCAGTCGCGCAGCGTGATGTCGCAGAAATTTTAATTAGCGGATTACATCGTTTAGAGTATCGTGGTTACGATTCTGCAGGTGTGGCTGTGGTAAATCAACAAAATGAATTACAGCGTGTGCGTTGTTTAGGTAAAGTTAAGGCGTTGGACGAAGCCGTGGATGAAAAACCGTTAATCGGCGGAACCGGTATCGCACACACCCGTTGGGCAACCCATGGTGAACCTTCCGAAGCCAATGCGCACCCTCATATTTCCGGTAATTTTGCCGTGGTACATAACGGGATTATCGAAAATCACGAAGAATTACGTGATTTATTAAAATCCCGTGGTTATATATTCCTTTCACAAACAGACACTGAAGTCATTGCCCATCTTGTGGAGTGGGAAATGCGTGGCACGGATTCTTTGTTAGAGGCAGTTCAAAAAGTCGTAAAACAACTTACCGGTGCATACGGTATGGTGGTGATGGATCGCAATCGGCCGGAACACCTTGTGGCGGCGCGTTCAGGCAGCCCGCTGGTGATTGGTTTAGGTATCGGTGAAAATTTCTTAGCCTCGGATCAACTTGCATTGCTAAGTGTTACCCGTCGTTTCATTTTCTTAGAAGAGGGGGATATTGCGGAGATTACCCGTCGTACGGTAGATATTTACGACACAAATGGCAATAAAGTAGAACGTGAAACCCACGAATCAAATCTTGAAAATGATGCGGCTGAAAAGGGCAAATTCCGCCACTTTATGCAAAAAGAAATTTATGAACAGCCGACTGCACTGATCAATACGATGGAAGGACGTATTAATCATAACAACGTAATTGTAGAGGCAATCGGCAATGGCGCGAAAGAAATTTTAGAGAAAGTACGGCACGTCCAAATTGTCGCTTGCGGTACATCATATAATTCGGGAATGGCGGCACGTTATTGGTTTGAAGCCCTTGCCGGAGTGAGTTGTGATGTGGAAATCGCTTCTGAATTTCGTTATCGTAAATTTGTTACCCGACCAAATAGCTTATTACTTACGCTTTCTCAATCCGGTGAAACGGCTGATACATTAGCCGCTCTTCGTTTGGCGAAAGAAAAAGGCTATATGGCGGCAATGACAATTTGTAACGTGGCGGGTTCGTCCCTTGTTCGTGAATCTGATCTCGCATTTATGACGCGAGCAGGTGTTGAAATTGGTGTGGCATCAACAAAAGCCTTCACCACGCAGTTAGCCGCAATGCTTATGTTGGTTACGGCAATCGGTAAACTCAACGGCAATATTTCGGATGAAAAAGAAAAAGAGATAGTTAAAGCATTGCATTCTCTTCCGGCAGATGTTGAAAAAGGACTGGCTTTTGATAAAGAAATTGAAGCGCTTGCGGAAGATTTTGCTGAAAAACATCACGCCTTATTCTTAGGACGGGGTGAATATTATCCGATCGCGATGGAAGCCTCTTTAAAATTAAAAGAAATTTCTTACATTCACGCAGAAGCTTATGCGGCAGGTGAGTTAAAACACGGCCCGTTGGCATTAATTGATGCGGATATGCCGGTTATCGTCGTTGCTCCAACCAATGATCTGTTAGAAAAAGTTAAATCCAATATTGAAGAAGTGCGTGCCCGTGGCGGTCAATTATATGTATTTGCCGATAACGATGCCGGTTTCTGCGAAACGGAAGGGATGAAAATCATCACGATGCCGAAAGTGAATGAAATCATCGCACCGATTTTCTATACCGTGCCAATGCAACTGTTGGCTTATCACGTTGCCTTAATTAAAGGCACTGATGTTGATCAACCACGCAACCTCGCAAAAGCGGTAACCGTAGAATAA